A genomic region of Nymphaea colorata isolate Beijing-Zhang1983 chromosome 2, ASM883128v2, whole genome shotgun sequence contains the following coding sequences:
- the LOC116248689 gene encoding cytosolic Fe-S cluster assembly factor NBP35: MGEGEAMGNGDRRADVPENAPEHCPGTESEMAGKAEACAGCPNQEACATAPKGPDPDLVAISERMATVKHKILVLSGKGGVGKSTFATQLSFALAAMDYQVGLLDIDICGPSIPKMLGLEGQEIHQSNLGWSPVYVESNLGVMSIGFMLPDPDEAVIWRGPRKNGLIKQFLKDVDWGELDYLVVDSPPGTSDEHISIAQYLKATDVDGAVIVTTPQQVSLIDVRKEISFCNKVGIPVLGVVENMSGIQQLLADFKFVKIAEDGSEEDMTQSTLSYIKEKAPELLSLFACAEVFDSSSGGAAEMCKTRHVPFLGKVPLDPLLCKAAENGRSCFADQKCGPAAPALRRIIEKLIPLLRSHE; the protein is encoded by the exons ATGGGCGAGGGAGAAGCCATGGGGAACGGCGACCGTAGAGCCGACGTCCCGGAGAACGCCCCTGAGC ATTGCCCGGGCACCGAATCGGAGATGGCTGGGAAGGCTGAGGCTTGTGCGGGATGCCCTAACCAAGAGGCGTGTGCTACTGCCCCCAAGGGCCCTGACCCTG ATTTGGTTGCTATATCAGAGAGGATGGCTACCGTAAAACACAAGATTTTGGTTTTGTCTGGAAAGGGTGGTGTAGGCAAGAGTACATTTGCCACTCAGTTGTCATTTGCCTTAGCTGCAATGGATTATCAGGTGGGTCTGCTTGACATTGATATATGCGGTCCCAGTATCCCCAAGATGCTTGGCCTTGAAGGCCAGGAAATACATCAGAGTAATCTTGGATGGTCACCCGTGTATGTAGAGTCCAATCTGGGAGTGATGTCAATTGGATTTATGCTCCCAGACCCAGATGAAGCTGTCATATGGAGAGGTCCACGCAAGAATGGACTTATTAAGCAATTCTTGAAGGATGTGGACTGGGGAGAGCTTGATTATTTGGTGGTTGATTCTCCTCCAGGTACCTCTGATGAGCACATCTCCATAGCACAGTATCTAAAGGCTACTGATGTTGATGGTGCTGTTATTGTTACAACTCCTCAGCAGGTCTCTCTTATTGATGTCCGAAAGGAGATAAGTTTCTGTAACAAGGTGGGAATTCCGGTTTTGGGTGTTGTGGAGAACATGAGTGGCATCCAGCAATTGCTTGCagattttaaatttgtgaaaattGCAGAAGACGGTAGTGAGGAGGACATGACACAATCGACTCTCAGCTACATCAAAGAAAAGGCACCGGAATTACTTTCTCTTTTCGCATGTGCTGAAGTTTTTGACAGCAGCAGTGGTGGTGCTGCAGAAATGTGCAAGACAAGGCATGTGCCTTTCCTGGGAAAGGTCCCATTGGATCCACTCCTCTGCAAGGCAGCTGAAAATGGCCGGTCCTGTTTTGCTGACCAAAAATGTGGTCCTGCTGCTCCTGCCCTCCGCAGGATCATAGAAAAATTAATTCCTTTACTTCGATCTCATGAGTGA
- the LOC116247396 gene encoding sugar transporter ERD6-like 7 codes for MGTDESDSLIPKQRPCMWMAVSATLIAACGSFENGACSGYSSPTESAIISDLGLTTSQYSVFGSLLTVGAMIGALGTGPLADYVGRKWTMRISSGVCVAGWISIMLSQHAWSLDVGRFCTGVGIGIFSYVVPMYMAEIAPKELRGRLMVSSQLMVALGMTMAYLLGIVVTWRSLTFLGIFPCLVQLIGLFFVPESPRWLAKIGRIKEFEVALQRFRGKDADIHDEATEILDSLASSAIVPQAKVQDLFQRQYIRPVIVGVGLMALSYLNGSSAILYYASDIFESAGFSSGDLGTIVLAAMPVPLSIVVGLLLDRIGRKPLMLFGAAGTCLGCFLAGASFLLKEYEGASTLVLAMNLTGITIYVAFFVVGISGLPWVIIFEIFDLKIKAIAGGIATSVAWLACWLVSYTYSYLESWSAAGTFFMYCGVCAATFLFVIKLVPETKGRALEVIHVSMSSDESHALNNAVK; via the exons ATGGGGACAGATGAGTCAGATTCTCTCATCCCAAAGCAGAGGCCATGCATGTGGATGGCAGTCTCTGCGACCCTCATCGCTGCTTGTGGCTCATTCGAGAATGGCGCATGT AGTGGATATTCCTCGCCAACTGAATCGGCCATCATCAGCGATCTCGGTCTCACTACCTCACAG TACTCTGTTTTTGGCTCTCTGCTGACGGTTGGTGCGATGATTGGTGCCTTAGGGACCGGACCTTTAGCGGATTATGTTGGCCGGAAATGG ACAATGAGAATTTCTTCTGGTGTGTGCGTGGCTGGATGGATCTCCATTATGCTCTCACAG CATGCTTGGTCGCTAGACGTCGGCCGATTCTGCACCGGCGTTGGGATTGGGATATTCTCTTATGTG GTGCCCATGTACATGGCTGAGATCGCACCCAAGGAGTTGAGGGGAAGGCTTATGGTATCTTCTCAG CTAATGGTAGCACTTGGAATGACAATGGCGTACCTGCTGGGAATAGTTGTTACTTGGCGCTCATTAACATTCCTAG GGATATTTCCGTGCCTTGTTCAACTAATAGGACTGTTCTTCGTCCCGGAGTCGCCGCGGTGGCTG GCAAAGATTGGTCGCATAAAGGAGTTTGAAGTAGCATTGCAGAGATTTAGAGGAAAAGATGCCGATATTCATGATGAAGCAACGGAGATTCTG GATAGTTTGGCGAGTTCAGCCATCGTTCCACAAGCGAAGGTACAGGATCTGTTTCAAAGGCAGTACATACGTCCAGTCATT GTAGGAGTTGGCTTGATGGCACTTTCATATCTAAATGGATCTTCTGCCATCCTGTACTATGCGAGTGACATTTTTGAATCTGCAG GATTTTCTTCTGGAGATCTTGGAACCATTGTGCTGGCTGCCATGCCG GTACCTCTTTCCATAGTGGTCGGACTCTTGTTAGACAGAATAGGAAGGAAACCTCTGATGCTA TTTGGTGCTGCTGGGACATGCTTGGGTTGCTTTTTGGCCggtgcttcttttcttttgaag GAGTATGAAGGGGCCAGCACATTGGTTCTTGCCATGAACCTGACAGGCATAACG ATCTACGTTGCATTCTTTGTGGTGGGGATATCTGGACTGCCATGGGTTATCATATTTGAG ATATTTGATTTAAAGATCAAGGCTATTGCTGGAGGAATTGCAACTTCGGTCGCTTGGCTTGCATGTTGGCTCGTTTCCTATACTTACAGCTACCTAGAAAGTTGGAGCGCTGCAG GGACCTTTTTCATGTACTGTGGAGTATGTGCAGCGACATTCTTGTTCGTAATTAAGTTGGTTCCAGAAACCAAAGGAAGAGCTCTTGAAGTGATTCATGTATCCATGAGTTCAGATGAGTCACATGCCTTAAACAATGCCGTTAAATAG